Proteins co-encoded in one Thamnophis elegans isolate rThaEle1 chromosome 1, rThaEle1.pri, whole genome shotgun sequence genomic window:
- the ZBTB7A gene encoding LOW QUALITY PROTEIN: zinc finger and BTB domain-containing protein 7A (The sequence of the model RefSeq protein was modified relative to this genomic sequence to represent the inferred CDS: inserted 10 bases in 9 codons): MEGGVDGPIGIPFPDHSSDILSSLNEQRNNGLLCDXVILVDGQEFPTHRSVLAACSQYFKKLFTSGLVVDQQNVYEIDFVDADALSALLEFAYTATLTVSTSNVGEILNAAKLLEIEAVRDVCTDLLDRKILAKTDQMDKVDQIDQRNHLRAKEYLEFFQSNPINGQQGNFXWTNQDLRDLQRLTFRGREEDEEPDCNGMDLYSQAALSDRPKANDCDPEAKHGMWDDDEVXGQGPLFPASQNGQFGGRGLPVSLGEDDVPAGIQLDQPEVGDSPAFASGGPERDDDPREVDGLAASALLQQMINSVGRQQLADEDRKDDDGVMDYYLNYFSTXQEGGEYPSWSQKVEKKIRXKAFQKCPICEKVIQGAGKLPRHIRTHTGEKPYECNICKVRFTRQDKLKVHMRKHXGEKPYLCQQCGAAFAHNYDLKNHMRVHTGLXPYQCESCFKTFVRSDHLHRHLKKDGCNGIPSRRGRKPRVREAAVAPVPSLNPDDSSLAGGREAEXTQGPAAPQDELEQHFEDNSNAHEASGXLNVAGEIV; encoded by the exons ATGGAGGGCGGTGTGGATGGCCCCATTGGGATCCCCTTTCCCGACCACAGCAGCGACATCTTGAGCAGCCTGAACGAGCAGAGGAACAATGGACTGCTTTGCG GTGTGATCCTGGTGGACGGGCAGGAGTTCCCCACCCATCGCTCAGTCTTGGCAGCCTGCAGCCAATACTTCAAGAAGCTCTTCACCTCAGGGTTGGTGGTCGACCAACAGAACGTGTACGAGATCGACTTTGTGGATGCCGACGCCCTCTCTGCCTTGCTGGAATTTGCCTACACCGCCACTTTGACCGTCAGCACTTCGAACGTCGGCGAGATCCTCAACGCCGCCAAGCTGCTAGAGATCGAGGCGGTGAGGGACGTCTGCACGGATCTCCTGGACCGGAAGATTCTGGCCAAAACGGACCAGATGGATAAAGTAGATCAAATTGATCAAAGGAACCATCTCCGAGCAAAAGAATACCTGGAGTTTTTCCAGAGTAATCCCATCAACGGCCAACAGGGCAACT CATGGACCAATCAAGACTTGAGAGACCTTCAGAGGCTCACCTTCCGTGGCCGAGAGGAGGACGAAGAGCCGGATTGCAACGGCATGGACCTCTACTCGCAGGCCGCTCTCAGTGACAGACCAAAGGCAAACGACTGTGATCCCGAGGCCAAGCATGGCATGTGGGACGACGACGAGG AGGGCCAGGGACCCTTGTTCCCCGCCTCTCAAAATGGAcaatttggtgggcgtggcctgccggTGTCCTTGGGGGAGGATGACGTACCAGCAGGCATTCAGTTGGACCAGCCGGAGGTGGGAGATTCTCCGGCATTTGCTTCCGGAGGACCCGAGCGAGACGACGACCCCCGAGAAGTGGACGGCTTGGCCGCCAGCGCGCTCCTGCAGCAGATGATCAATTCGGTGGGACGGCAACAGCTGGCCGACGAGGACCGCAAGGACGACGACGGAGTCATGGATTATTACTTGAATTATTTTAGCA TCCAGGAGGGCGGCGAATATCCGTCCTGGTCTCAGAAGGTGGAGAAGAAAATCC CAAAAGCATTCCAGAAATGTCCCATCTGCGAGAAAGTGATCCAAGGAGCCGGCAAGCTCCCACGCCATATTCGAACCCACACCGGCGAGAAGCCATACGAGTGTAACATTTGCAAAGTTCGGTTTACAAG GCAAGACAAGCTGAAGGTCCACATGAGAAAAC CCGGGGAGAAGCCCTACTTGTGCCAGCAATGCGGGGCCGCCTTCGCCCACAACTACGACCTGAAGAATCACATGCGCGTCCACACGGGCC CGCCATACCAGTGCGAGAGCTGCTTCAAGACTTTCGTCCGATCCGACCATTTGCATCGGCACCTTAAAAAAGATGGCTGCAATGGCATCCCTTCCCGCCGGGGGCGCAAGCCACGGGTGAGGGAAGCGGCCGTCGCCCCGGTCCCGAGTTTGAATCCCGACGACAGCAGcctggcgggggggagggaggccga GACGCAGGGGCCTGCCGCGCCCCAGGACGAGTTAGAACAGCACTTTGAAGATAATTCGAACGCCCACGAGGCGTCGG AGTTGAATGTAGCTGGGGAGATTGTCTga